One Methanobacterium sp. genomic region harbors:
- a CDS encoding radical SAM protein: protein MVIKNPRKVDLRFASCYPNLYKAAMSSLGFHIIYDFLNSREDVYCERVVYPYVESLESNTKLADFDIISFSLQYEQDYFNVLKMLDNAGIEARKENRNKDDPFIIAGGPCASSNPLPMSKFIDLFVIGEAEVILDEVLDLYMELDDPRREIDAFLDIKGVYVPDNPVKMAIVENMDNACHPVRQIVPQTDDKKFVPAFGDAFLLGVSRGCTRGCRFCMAGCLYRPRRETSLKKLFKIAEKGKKATGFNKIALIGADVSGYSKLEELCEGLLEMGFKITSPSMRIESLTDNLMDILQRSGLKTITIAPESTWGLRKVLNKPILDQAIYNVVKRAFKRNMNVKLYFLTGLPTETMEDVAEMVEFIKSIRKMSKKKNAVRISVNPFIPKPHTPFQWESFDFNDLSVKFEYLNKNLQNVNLKVENLEGAFIQHILSIGDEGMGDMIEKTYKRKLKFKEWANIDFKLGLEDELPWKNINAGVSSEFLKKEYMKSLAGNITPWCEAFGCYGCGACSK, encoded by the coding sequence GTGGTAATAAAGAATCCAAGAAAAGTGGACTTAAGATTTGCATCCTGCTACCCCAATTTATATAAGGCTGCGATGTCCTCACTTGGTTTTCATATTATATATGACTTCCTAAATTCTAGAGAAGATGTTTACTGTGAACGGGTAGTTTATCCCTATGTTGAAAGTTTAGAATCAAATACAAAACTCGCTGATTTTGATATTATTAGCTTTTCACTTCAATACGAGCAGGATTACTTTAATGTACTTAAAATGCTGGATAATGCGGGAATTGAAGCTCGTAAAGAAAATAGAAATAAAGATGATCCTTTTATAATTGCGGGAGGTCCGTGTGCAAGTTCAAATCCTCTTCCAATGAGTAAATTCATTGATCTTTTCGTTATAGGGGAAGCAGAAGTCATTTTAGATGAAGTATTGGACCTTTACATGGAACTTGATGATCCAAGAAGAGAAATCGATGCTTTCTTAGATATAAAAGGTGTTTATGTACCGGATAACCCTGTAAAAATGGCCATTGTAGAGAATATGGACAATGCATGTCATCCAGTAAGACAAATTGTTCCTCAAACTGATGATAAAAAATTTGTACCTGCATTTGGGGATGCTTTTCTTCTGGGAGTGTCACGGGGATGTACAAGGGGCTGCAGATTCTGTATGGCAGGATGCCTTTATCGGCCTAGGCGAGAAACATCTCTTAAAAAGCTTTTTAAAATAGCCGAGAAAGGTAAGAAAGCTACAGGATTTAATAAAATAGCACTTATAGGGGCAGATGTTTCAGGATATTCTAAACTAGAAGAGCTTTGCGAAGGCCTGCTTGAAATGGGATTTAAAATTACAAGTCCATCTATGAGGATAGAATCACTCACTGATAATTTAATGGATATTTTACAGAGAAGCGGGCTTAAAACCATAACAATAGCTCCAGAGTCTACGTGGGGTCTTCGAAAAGTTTTAAATAAACCCATACTTGATCAGGCGATTTACAATGTTGTAAAAAGAGCATTTAAAAGGAATATGAATGTTAAACTCTATTTTTTAACTGGTCTGCCCACTGAAACTATGGAAGATGTAGCAGAAATGGTTGAATTTATAAAAAGCATACGTAAAATGAGCAAAAAGAAAAATGCAGTTAGAATAAGTGTAAATCCATTTATTCCCAAGCCGCATACTCCATTTCAATGGGAGAGCTTTGATTTCAATGATCTGAGTGTTAAATTTGAATATTTAAACAAAAATCTCCAAAATGTCAATTTAAAGGTTGAAAATTTGGAAGGTGCTTTTATACAGCATATCCTGTCTATAGGTGACGAGGGAATGGGGGACATGATTGAAAAGACCTATAAACGAAAATTGAAGTTTAAAGAATGGGCAAATATTGATTTTAAACTTGGTCTTGAAGATGAATTACCATGGAAAAATATAAATGCGGGTGTTAGCTCAGAATTTTTAAAGAAAGAATACATGAAATCATTAGCTGGGAATATAACTCCTTGGTGTGAAGCATTTGGATGTTATGGT
- a CDS encoding phosphopantetheine adenylyltransferase: MKYKRVAVGGTFDHFHKGHEKLLNKAFEIGQYILVGVTSNEFGGRKGNIEPCSQRMSELEHFLQKFGSRYTVKRLENHYGPTVHDDQMDAIVVSNETEPVAHKINEIREQKGIKPLKIFVIGWVLAEDGKPISSTRIRNGEIDRNGKVLK, translated from the coding sequence ATGAAATATAAAAGAGTAGCCGTAGGAGGCACATTTGATCATTTTCATAAGGGCCACGAGAAATTGCTCAATAAAGCATTTGAGATTGGCCAGTATATATTAGTTGGAGTTACATCTAACGAATTTGGAGGTAGGAAAGGTAATATTGAACCATGTTCCCAAAGAATGTCTGAATTAGAACATTTTTTGCAGAAATTCGGTTCACGATACACGGTAAAAAGGTTGGAAAACCACTACGGCCCAACTGTTCATGACGATCAGATGGATGCAATAGTCGTTAGTAACGAAACAGAACCAGTAGCACATAAAATCAACGAAATACGAGAACAAAAAGGAATTAAACCCCTCAAAATTTTCGTTATTGGTTGGGTACTTGCAGAGGACGGGAAACCAATTTCTTCAACCAGAATAAGAAATGGAGAAATAGACCGGAACGGCAAAGTTCTTAAATAG
- the yjjX gene encoding inosine/xanthosine triphosphatase, translated as MKVAVGSRNPVKVNATKNVLDKIYGEVDVVSIDADSGVPDQPFGIDQTIQGAINRAKNAYSDEFDISVGIESGLMETPNSLTGYIDLQWCAVFDGEKITLGVSSGFEYPPAVIEEVLNGKEVGDVMDEVTGVTNLGQKTGAVSYLSKGMLDRTENTEQCVLTAMIPRMNEGIYFK; from the coding sequence ATGAAAGTTGCAGTCGGATCCAGAAACCCTGTAAAAGTCAACGCTACAAAAAATGTCCTTGATAAAATCTACGGCGAAGTTGATGTTGTATCAATTGATGCGGATTCAGGAGTGCCAGATCAACCCTTTGGTATAGATCAAACCATTCAAGGGGCCATTAATAGGGCGAAAAATGCATATTCTGATGAATTTGACATAAGTGTTGGAATAGAATCAGGATTGATGGAAACACCCAATTCTTTAACGGGTTACATCGATTTACAGTGGTGCGCTGTTTTTGATGGGGAAAAAATAACGCTCGGCGTAAGTTCTGGCTTTGAATATCCTCCAGCGGTCATTGAAGAAGTTTTAAACGGTAAAGAAGTTGGAGACGTTATGGATGAAGTAACCGGCGTAACTAACCTTGGACAAAAAACTGGTGCAGTTAGCTACCTTTCAAAAGGGATGCTTGACAGGACGGAAAATACGGAGCAGTGCGTCTTAACTGCTATGATTCCAAGAATGAATGAAGGTATTTATTTTAAGTAA
- a CDS encoding glycosyltransferase family 39 protein, translated as MGSLSNSHDIFKKYCSYILLATLVIIVSLITYYRIKIQIDIGPIWDTYDFLSNALLFAGQGTGYSDLTRPPVLSFLTSILFRLGYTYSTSIFIIDGLLFIFGVIGLFLLLKIQFNDTLSFLGSLLYATFPIVISFVGVGLSDISSVSFTIWAIYFTILAVKRNSKFFYLSFPLMMLAFLTRYPSALIIFPAALYILINMKSVKIKDAIIGISASLLLLIPVLIFFYEVFGNPFYSFLNFFGSSSGTVSTGTFTYNSNIFYFIEQLPSFIGAQGVTVFIITILCFIMYEFMNFKRSKSKKLFNIPQIDKNTKIKLILFTILTLVFLGTFGRLFWMESEVLFFLMGYISYNLSKNLNIKNIDIHLLIFTWFMAFFIFHSVYVIKDDRYFVTMAPAVVYFLIFGLNTISNRIELKIKNINVTSYLFSIILISMIFVSLTFYLPGIQEENNNHKIVDENIGLASQWLTNYDQDYKNKVIYSDLWPYSGWYLKTNVKITPTSKDGQRYYGDIKNYTFSQQDFNNFLVNNNAYYYFSILHRLNLTSYQPIKQFGNVTIYKKL; from the coding sequence ATGGGCAGTTTATCTAATTCACATGATATCTTTAAGAAATACTGCAGCTACATTTTACTGGCTACTTTAGTAATAATTGTAAGCTTAATAACTTATTACAGGATAAAAATTCAGATTGATATTGGACCAATATGGGACACCTATGATTTCCTGTCAAATGCACTCTTATTTGCAGGTCAAGGTACAGGTTATTCAGATCTAACCAGACCACCTGTTCTTTCATTTTTGACTTCCATTTTATTTAGATTAGGATACACCTATTCTACATCCATCTTCATTATAGATGGCTTGCTGTTTATTTTTGGAGTTATTGGGCTTTTTTTACTTCTAAAAATACAGTTTAATGATACCCTAAGCTTTTTAGGTAGTTTACTTTATGCAACTTTCCCCATTGTTATTTCATTTGTAGGGGTTGGCCTTTCCGATATCTCCAGCGTTTCATTTACAATATGGGCAATTTATTTCACAATTTTGGCTGTTAAAAGAAATTCAAAGTTTTTTTATCTGTCATTTCCCTTAATGATGTTAGCTTTTTTAACCAGATATCCTTCGGCACTCATAATATTTCCAGCAGCACTCTACATTCTAATAAATATGAAATCCGTTAAAATTAAAGATGCAATAATTGGAATTAGTGCATCTCTTTTATTATTGATTCCTGTTCTCATTTTCTTTTATGAAGTATTCGGAAATCCATTTTATTCATTTCTCAATTTCTTTGGCTCAAGTTCAGGAACTGTTTCAACAGGAACATTCACATATAATTCCAACATTTTTTATTTCATAGAACAACTACCGTCATTTATTGGAGCTCAAGGCGTTACAGTCTTCATTATCACCATACTCTGTTTCATAATGTATGAATTCATGAATTTTAAAAGAAGTAAATCCAAAAAACTATTTAATATACCCCAAATTGATAAAAACACGAAAATAAAGCTAATACTATTTACCATTTTAACACTTGTTTTTCTAGGAACTTTTGGCAGGTTATTCTGGATGGAAAGTGAAGTATTGTTCTTTTTAATGGGTTACATATCATATAATCTGTCAAAAAATTTGAATATAAAAAATATTGATATACATTTGCTTATATTTACATGGTTCATGGCATTTTTCATATTCCACAGCGTTTATGTTATTAAGGATGATAGATATTTTGTTACAATGGCTCCTGCAGTTGTATACTTCTTAATATTTGGCCTAAATACTATTTCAAATAGAATAGAGCTTAAAATTAAAAATATAAATGTAACTTCATATTTATTTTCCATCATTCTGATTTCTATGATTTTTGTATCCCTTACATTTTATTTACCCGGCATTCAAGAAGAAAATAATAATCATAAAATTGTGGATGAAAATATTGGTTTAGCAAGCCAGTGGCTTACAAATTATGACCAGGATTATAAGAACAAGGTAATTTATTCCGATTTATGGCCTTATTCTGGTTGGTATTTAAAAACTAATGTGAAAATAACACCAACGTCTAAGGATGGTCAAAGGTATTACGGTGATATTAAAAACTATACCTTCAGCCAACAGGATTTTAACAACTTTTTAGTGAACAATAACGCATATTACTATTTCTCTATTTTGCACAGGTTAAATTTAACTTCTTATCAACCGATTAAACAATTTGGAAATGTAACTATCTATAAAAAGTTATAA
- a CDS encoding glycosyltransferase family 4 protein, protein MKICFVSTMFPKYKGDYYGSFVFNDARMLVKKGFEVHVVTQHNPHIPYEEIMDGIYVHRFKWVEPKEFKALIHFKGLKDKFRLITYLISLFFNLFIICRRYNLNLIHAHHAIPTGLIGVIIAKITRIPIFITTHGMDITTHGVEEGSLKNVANFEEHFFFKHLLSFSLINCDKILPVSNDLEKRIVSLGAKEKKITVLRNAADIDRFKPAQNIKIRNKYQIKKEDVLILYVGHLEDFKGLFELIHAFNNIKRENKSAKLMLIGEGSQKHKAIKEISLLSEKSVIFTGKIPPTDIHEYYQAADIFVLPSHTDAGGPPVVFIEAMACGLPVIGTNVGGIPEGIENGVNGFIVPPKNVDELAKKLEILVKNENLRKEFGSNSLKKINGNSMTLEKKAEKLIKLYKNQIKNHSE, encoded by the coding sequence ATGAAAATTTGTTTCGTTTCAACGATGTTTCCAAAATATAAAGGAGATTATTATGGCTCTTTTGTTTTCAATGATGCCAGAATGCTTGTAAAAAAGGGATTTGAAGTTCATGTAGTCACTCAACATAACCCCCATATACCTTATGAAGAAATAATGGATGGGATTTATGTCCACAGGTTTAAATGGGTAGAACCGAAAGAATTTAAGGCACTTATCCATTTTAAAGGCTTAAAGGATAAGTTCAGGCTTATAACTTATCTTATTTCACTTTTTTTTAATCTATTTATAATTTGTAGAAGATATAACCTAAATCTTATTCATGCTCATCATGCCATACCAACAGGCCTAATCGGGGTAATAATTGCAAAAATTACCAGAATACCTATATTTATAACAACTCACGGAATGGATATAACAACTCATGGAGTAGAAGAAGGATCACTTAAAAATGTGGCAAATTTTGAAGAACATTTCTTTTTTAAACATTTGCTTTCTTTCTCATTAATTAACTGTGATAAAATCCTCCCTGTTAGTAATGACTTAGAAAAAAGGATAGTATCCCTTGGAGCAAAAGAAAAGAAAATAACTGTTTTAAGAAATGCAGCAGATATTGACAGATTTAAACCAGCACAAAATATAAAAATTCGTAATAAATACCAGATCAAAAAGGAAGACGTGCTCATCCTATATGTAGGACATCTTGAAGATTTTAAGGGCCTTTTCGAATTGATTCATGCATTTAATAATATAAAAAGAGAAAACAAAAGCGCAAAACTTATGTTAATAGGTGAAGGGTCTCAAAAACATAAAGCTATAAAAGAAATCTCACTATTATCAGAAAAATCTGTGATATTTACAGGAAAGATACCTCCCACAGATATTCATGAATATTATCAAGCGGCAGACATATTTGTACTCCCATCCCATACTGATGCGGGAGGTCCTCCAGTAGTGTTTATAGAAGCAATGGCTTGTGGCCTTCCAGTTATTGGTACTAACGTGGGAGGAATTCCTGAAGGGATTGAAAATGGAGTAAATGGATTTATTGTACCTCCAAAAAATGTTGATGAATTAGCTAAAAAGTTAGAGATTCTTGTAAAAAATGAAAACTTAAGAAAAGAATTCGGAAGCAATTCTTTAAAAAAAATAAATGGAAATTCAATGACATTAGAAAAAAAAGCAGAAAAGCTAATCAAATTATACAAAAATCAAATTAAAAATCATTCAGAATAG
- a CDS encoding glycosyltransferase family 2 protein, whose translation MNPKVSIVILNWNGWQDTIECLESIYQNNYHNYDVIVVDNASTNDSLNKIKEYCNGELKIESPFFEYDNSNKPILVLEPNVDINTRNKIDLSSSRKLNLIKNDENLGFAEGNNIGIRYALENLDPDYILLLNNDTVVDKNFLIEMLKVSESDDKIGITGPKIYYYDEPNRIWFARGKISWKFCRGLNIGYNEIDNGQYNKIAEMEYASGCAFLIKREVIDKIGLIDKKFFLYFEEIDWTLDASKIGYKSVFAPKGKIWHKISKSGGGIKGKVGLYYITRNRWLLMKRWANKTNFVFFIMYQAVGALVLPLFLSIYYRKTELFMAYYKGLFNGIRTILNDF comes from the coding sequence ATGAATCCTAAAGTATCAATAGTGATACTCAACTGGAATGGATGGCAAGATACTATTGAATGCTTAGAATCTATATATCAAAATAATTATCATAATTATGATGTTATTGTTGTAGATAATGCTTCTACTAATGATTCCTTAAATAAAATTAAGGAATATTGCAATGGTGAACTAAAGATAGAATCACCCTTTTTTGAATATGATAACTCTAACAAGCCTATACTTGTTTTAGAGCCTAATGTTGATATTAATACTAGAAATAAAATTGATTTATCTTCATCAAGGAAACTTAATCTTATTAAAAATGATGAAAACTTAGGATTTGCTGAAGGAAATAATATTGGAATTAGATATGCATTGGAAAATCTGGATCCCGATTATATTTTGCTTTTAAATAATGATACTGTGGTTGACAAAAATTTTTTAATTGAAATGTTAAAAGTTTCTGAAAGTGATGATAAAATAGGCATTACTGGACCAAAAATCTATTATTATGATGAACCAAACAGAATCTGGTTTGCAAGGGGTAAAATCTCATGGAAATTCTGTAGAGGTCTTAATATAGGTTATAATGAAATAGACAATGGACAATACAATAAAATTGCTGAAATGGAATATGCCAGTGGGTGTGCATTTCTTATAAAAAGAGAAGTAATTGATAAAATAGGATTAATTGATAAAAAATTCTTTTTATATTTTGAGGAGATAGACTGGACACTTGATGCATCTAAGATAGGTTATAAAAGTGTTTTTGCTCCAAAAGGGAAAATCTGGCATAAAATATCTAAATCTGGTGGAGGAATAAAAGGGAAAGTTGGTTTATATTACATAACTAGAAATAGATGGTTACTTATGAAAAGATGGGCAAATAAGACCAATTTTGTATTTTTCATAATGTATCAAGCAGTAGGTGCATTGGTACTTCCTCTATTTTTGAGTATTTATTATAGAAAAACAGAATTGTTCATGGCTTATTACAAAGGACTATTTAATGGTATAAGAACTATTCTGAATGATTTTTAA
- a CDS encoding glycosyltransferase, with product MISIICVYNNKEILDECLLNSLENQNELYELILIDNSKIKFKSAAEALNYGGEKAKGEYIMFVHQDVSLCSSTWLNDAEKILKSLKDKAVAGIVGMSDKGVNNGERGKNTLIHGNPPEKWGWGNPIKRSEIVQTLDECLIIIPMYIFEKFKFDEITCPKWDLYVVEYCLNIKSKGLKSYVMPLAVYHKSTGAISKNYFCTLNKVLKKHSYLKQIYTTCGNWNTKYPLFLQKYTFILILQMFLNKLNARKTRMVFKRKFKHES from the coding sequence ATGATTTCAATTATTTGTGTTTACAATAATAAAGAAATTTTGGACGAATGCTTGCTAAACAGCTTAGAAAATCAAAATGAATTATATGAGCTAATTTTAATAGATAATTCAAAAATAAAGTTTAAATCTGCAGCTGAAGCCCTAAATTATGGTGGAGAAAAAGCAAAAGGTGAATACATCATGTTTGTCCATCAAGATGTATCTTTATGCTCCAGCACGTGGTTAAATGACGCTGAAAAAATTTTAAAATCACTGAAAGATAAAGCAGTTGCAGGAATAGTGGGGATGTCTGATAAAGGGGTTAATAATGGTGAAAGGGGTAAAAATACATTAATTCATGGAAATCCGCCTGAAAAATGGGGATGGGGAAATCCAATTAAGAGATCAGAAATTGTGCAAACGTTAGATGAATGTTTAATTATTATTCCCATGTATATTTTTGAGAAATTTAAATTTGATGAGATTACCTGCCCAAAATGGGACTTATATGTGGTTGAATATTGTTTAAATATTAAATCGAAAGGTTTGAAGAGTTATGTAATGCCTTTGGCTGTGTATCATAAAAGCACAGGAGCAATATCAAAAAATTATTTTTGCACGCTTAATAAGGTACTTAAAAAACATTCATACTTGAAACAGATTTATACTACATGTGGTAATTGGAATACTAAATATCCTTTGTTTTTACAGAAGTATACATTTATATTAATCCTGCAAATGTTTTTAAATAAACTAAATGCAAGAAAAACGCGTATGGTTTTTAAAAGGAAGTTTAAACATGAATCCTAA
- a CDS encoding glycosyltransferase family 2 protein has protein sequence MIDNKTNPLVSVIIPTYNRAYLIKRSIKSVLNQTYQNFEIIIVDDGSIDNTKEIIESFNENRIKYIKHKQNKGAAAARNTGIKCSKADFIAFQDSDDEWLPEKLEKEIGAFGNSTVNVGVVYSGLWYIKNNEKRYVPHLQITKKEGNVHNELLAGNFVSGLTVIRKTCFEKVGLFNESLQSLEDWELYIRISKHFCFKFIDEPLSLAYCSSDSASINYYNLTKSSELILEEHFEDFDKNNETLAVNYATIGLYAFLGREEKKSRKYLRKAIIANPFKLRYLTAFILSFFGKKSYNIFLKSLES, from the coding sequence ATGATAGACAATAAAACTAACCCACTTGTAAGTGTAATTATTCCTACGTATAACAGAGCCTATTTAATAAAAAGATCCATTAAAAGTGTTCTAAACCAAACATATCAAAATTTTGAGATTATTATTGTAGACGACGGGTCAATTGATAATACAAAAGAAATCATTGAAAGTTTTAATGAAAATAGAATAAAATATATCAAACATAAACAAAACAAAGGTGCTGCAGCTGCAAGAAACACTGGAATTAAATGTTCTAAAGCAGATTTCATTGCTTTTCAGGATAGTGATGATGAATGGCTCCCTGAAAAACTTGAAAAAGAAATAGGGGCATTTGGGAATTCGACTGTGAATGTGGGCGTTGTTTATTCAGGGCTATGGTATATTAAGAATAATGAAAAGAGATATGTGCCTCATCTTCAAATCACGAAAAAAGAAGGCAATGTTCATAATGAACTACTTGCAGGTAATTTTGTAAGTGGTTTGACTGTAATTAGAAAAACTTGTTTTGAAAAAGTGGGTTTATTCAATGAGAGTTTGCAGAGTTTAGAAGATTGGGAACTTTACATTAGAATTTCAAAACATTTTTGCTTTAAGTTTATAGATGAACCATTATCACTTGCTTATTGTTCGTCAGATAGTGCATCAATCAATTATTATAACTTAACAAAATCTTCAGAATTAATTTTAGAAGAACACTTTGAAGATTTTGATAAAAATAATGAAACATTGGCAGTTAACTATGCTACTATTGGATTGTATGCTTTTTTAGGCAGAGAAGAGAAGAAATCCCGCAAATATTTAAGGAAAGCAATTATTGCTAACCCCTTTAAGTTAAGATATTTAACAGCATTTATTCTGTCTTTTTTTGGTAAAAAATCTTATAATATATTTTTAAAATCTTTAGAATCTTAA
- a CDS encoding bi-domain-containing oxidoreductase: MNQIFNYGGNIVMADIPAPICGDNQVLVGNYYSLISAGTEKSTLNEGPKNIISKILKNPELISKGIDSVRNEGIKNTLELVMGQNQPSVIPLGYSSSGIVLQVGKSVNDMSVGDRVACAGAGYANHAEIISVPRNLVTKIPLNVDFDEAAFTTIGAIAMQGIRRAKIQIGDNVVVIGLGLLGQIACQILKAAGAHVIGIDTLENRTNLALEFGTDKCFLADSNAVNKVIESTEGIGADSVIIYAATKSSIPVKQAMEMTRKKGKVVVVGDVGMEIDRSPFYEKELDFFISSSYGPGRYDPIYEEKGIDYPVGYVRWTENRNMQEFLKMLSEGKIDVKKLIDHIFSLEKASEAYSIFETGDRPIGVLFKYNCEHQIPSERKVKLQSKNFENKINVAVIGAGNFAQALHLPNMNKMDDYNLKAIVARTGSKAKKIAEQYGAEYFTTDYTEVIQDKSIDLIIITTRHNLHVPLIIDAANYKKDIFVEKPIAMSYEECKAVYNAITENNVNLTVGFNRRFSKFAQKAKKIVENRINPLMITYRINSAGMGSDHWINDPVEGGGAIIGECGHFFDFCSWIINRDPQRIYAEMISANNQKIADNNNIISTIKYLDGSVASVVYTTIGNESFSKERIEIFCDGTVILIDDFKELNIIGHNEEKERVDTINKGHYELLGCYGKFLIGEKESEDIPTVEDGINATICSLKVIESLKTGKEQYWLDK; encoded by the coding sequence ATGAATCAGATTTTCAACTATGGCGGAAATATAGTAATGGCAGATATTCCTGCACCAATTTGTGGTGATAATCAAGTTTTAGTTGGTAATTATTATTCTTTGATAAGTGCAGGTACAGAAAAAAGTACCTTAAATGAAGGACCTAAAAATATTATTTCTAAAATTCTTAAAAACCCCGAATTAATAAGTAAAGGAATTGATTCAGTTAGAAATGAAGGCATAAAAAACACGTTAGAATTAGTAATGGGGCAAAATCAGCCATCAGTGATCCCTTTGGGTTATAGTAGCAGTGGTATAGTATTACAAGTTGGTAAAAGTGTTAATGATATGTCTGTTGGAGATAGGGTAGCTTGCGCAGGTGCAGGTTATGCAAATCATGCTGAAATTATCAGCGTTCCAAGAAATCTCGTTACTAAGATTCCCTTAAATGTTGATTTTGATGAAGCAGCGTTTACAACTATAGGTGCCATTGCTATGCAGGGAATAAGGAGAGCTAAGATTCAGATCGGGGATAATGTAGTAGTAATTGGTTTAGGATTATTGGGTCAAATAGCTTGCCAAATCCTGAAGGCTGCAGGGGCTCATGTAATAGGAATCGATACTCTTGAAAATAGAACGAATTTGGCTCTGGAATTTGGGACTGATAAATGTTTTCTGGCGGATTCAAATGCCGTTAATAAAGTGATTGAAAGTACGGAAGGTATAGGTGCAGATTCTGTAATAATTTATGCAGCAACTAAGAGTAGTATACCTGTAAAACAAGCTATGGAGATGACCCGAAAGAAAGGAAAAGTAGTTGTTGTAGGCGATGTTGGAATGGAAATTGATAGATCTCCTTTTTATGAAAAAGAGTTAGATTTTTTTATTTCTAGTTCTTATGGTCCTGGTAGATATGATCCAATTTATGAAGAGAAAGGAATTGATTATCCCGTAGGATATGTAAGATGGACAGAAAATAGGAATATGCAAGAGTTCTTAAAGATGCTTTCAGAAGGGAAAATTGATGTAAAAAAGTTAATTGATCATATATTCTCACTTGAAAAAGCTTCTGAAGCTTATAGTATATTTGAAACAGGGGATAGGCCTATTGGGGTTTTATTTAAGTACAACTGTGAGCATCAGATTCCTTCAGAGAGAAAAGTTAAGCTCCAATCAAAAAACTTTGAAAATAAGATTAATGTTGCAGTGATTGGAGCAGGTAATTTTGCGCAAGCATTACATTTGCCTAATATGAATAAAATGGACGATTATAATCTGAAAGCAATTGTTGCACGTACTGGATCTAAGGCTAAAAAAATTGCCGAACAATATGGTGCAGAATACTTCACTACAGACTATACTGAAGTAATTCAGGATAAAAGCATTGATTTAATTATAATCACTACTCGACATAACCTTCATGTTCCTTTAATTATAGATGCAGCTAATTATAAGAAAGATATATTCGTAGAAAAACCAATTGCAATGAGTTATGAAGAATGTAAGGCTGTTTATAATGCTATAACTGAAAATAATGTTAATTTAACAGTGGGCTTCAATCGAAGATTCTCAAAATTTGCCCAAAAAGCTAAAAAAATAGTTGAAAACCGCATAAATCCGTTAATGATCACATATCGTATAAATTCTGCAGGTATGGGTAGTGATCACTGGATAAATGATCCAGTAGAGGGTGGCGGGGCTATTATTGGAGAATGTGGCCATTTTTTTGATTTTTGTAGCTGGATAATAAATAGAGATCCTCAAAGGATTTATGCAGAGATGATATCTGCAAATAATCAGAAAATTGCAGACAATAATAACATAATAAGTACTATAAAATATTTGGATGGTTCTGTTGCTTCTGTTGTATATACTACTATTGGAAATGAATCATTTTCTAAAGAAAGAATTGAAATTTTCTGTGATGGAACAGTAATTTTGATTGATGATTTTAAAGAATTAAATATAATTGGACATAATGAAGAAAAGGAAAGAGTAGATACTATTAACAAGGGACATTACGAATTATTGGGCTGTTATGGGAAGTTTTTAATAGGTGAAAAAGAAAGTGAGGATATTCCTACAGTTGAAGATGGAATTAATGCAACTATTTGTTCACTCAAGGTTATTGAATCTCTTAAAACAGGAAAGGAACAGTATTGGTTAGATAAATAA